One segment of Setaria viridis chromosome 4, Setaria_viridis_v4.0, whole genome shotgun sequence DNA contains the following:
- the LOC117853947 gene encoding beta-1,2-xylosyltransferase XYXT1, with the protein MRGSRQEGTKHGSSWTAAMWLLLPPLLVLIVLKTGFLPQVARSKSPRTVSFGEIRETGFIKLADKMVHKDLTLGLDGARWQQPHDSVKRETGEGMFGNDLGRNNFVQVYTGNNNNICHVASPLILIRFLSMQFLHVLLARNYNFPLFMGLAPGYSLGSLGPKSTPDVAAPISKLTCDFSSVHSDVCTMEGDLRIHGKSATVYVVSASTFSPENSTIKVKPYTRKWEKETMSRMREVTMRSMPPAPYSFTIPPRCTVRHDVPTVVFSTGGCGTNFFHAMSDLIAPLYITAREYNGRVQLLITDYQPKWVAKFRPILAALSMYPVIDFDADTVVLCFPSARVGLESHRILGIDPALSRNGYTMMGFRDFLRSIFSLQRPWTSPISRSSGRKPRLVMVLRRHSRAITNEADVITAMVDLGFEVVAAGPKDASDMGRFAGVANSCDVMVGVHGAGLTNMVFLPHNATIVQIIPWGEMKVACRYDFGDPVPDMGLQYAEYEVTAEETTLNEKYPRDHPVFTDPQSLHRQGKLWEIFLEGQNVTLDIGRFREVMQQVYQSVTTE; encoded by the exons ATGAGAGGGAGCAGGCAGGAGGGCACCAAGCATGGGAGCAGCTGGACGGCGGCGATGTGGCTTCTGCTGCCTCCTCTTCTGGTTCTCATCGTGCTCAAGACTGGTTTCCTGCCGCAGGTCGCTCGCTCTAAGTCGCCACGCACTGTTTCGTTTGGAGAAA TTCGGGAGACTGGATTCATCAAACTCGCAGACAAAATGGTTCACAAGGATTTAACCTTAG GTTTGGACGGTGCAAGATGGCAGCAGCCGCATGACAGTGTCAAGCGAGAAACTGGAGAAGGTATGTTTGGCAATGATCTGGGAAGAAACAATTTTGTCCAAGTTTATACTGGGAATAACAACAATATATGCCATGTGGCCTCTCCTTTGATTCTGATTCGATTCTTGAGTATGCAGTTCCTTCACGTTCTACTAGCTCGAAACTA CAATTTTCCACTGTTCATGGGCCTCGCCCCGGGCTACAGCCTAGGCAGCCTAGGGCCCAAATCCACCCCTG ACGTGGCAGCACCAATCAGCAAGTTAACCTGCGACTTCAGCAGCGTTCACTCTGACGTCTGCACAATGGAAGGCGACTTGCGGATCCATGGCAAATCGGCCACAGTCTACGTCGTCTCAGCATCTACCTTCAGCCCAGAGAATTCAACGATCAAGGTCAAGCCATACACGCGAAAGTGGGAGAAAGAGACCATGTCGAGGATGCGGGAGGTCACCATGCGATCCATGCCGCCAGCACCTTACAGTTTCACCATCCCACCGCGGTGCACGGTCAGGCACGACGTGCCAACAGTGGTCTTCTCCACCGGTGGCTGCGGTACAAACTTCTTCCACGCCATGAGCGACCTCATCGCCCCGCTCTACATCACGGCCCGGGAGTATAATGGCCGCGTCCAGCTCCTCATCACTGACTACCAACCCAAATGGGTTGCCAAGTTCAGGCCGATCCTCGCCGCTCTGTCCATGTACCCGGTCATCGACTTCGATGCCGATACCGTGGTGCTCTGCTTCCCATCAGCACGCGTTGGGTTGGAGAGTCACAGGATCCTTGGTATCGACCCGGCTCTCTCCCGGAACGGTTACACTATGATGGGGTTCCGTGACTTCCTCAGGTCTATTTTCTCTCTGCAGCGGCCATGGACGAGCCCCATAAGCAGGAGCTCAGGGAGGAAGCCTCGGCTTGTCATGGTTCTGCGGCGCCACTCGAGGGCAATAACGAATGAGGCCGATGTCATCACCGCCATGGTAGATCTCGGCTTTGAAGTGGTTGCTGCTGGACCGAAGGACGCCAGTGACATGGGCCGATTCGCCGGGGTGGCGAACTCCTGCGATGTGATGGTCGGCGTCCATGGCGCTGGGTTAACCAACATGGTGTTCTTGCCTCATAATGCCACGATTGTTCAGATCATTCCCTGGGGGGAGATGAAGGTGGCATGCAGGTATGACTTCGGCGATCCGGTGCCGGATATGGGGCTCCAGTATGCAGAGTACGAGGTGACCGCGGAGGAGACCACGCTGAACGAGAAGTATCCCAGGGACCATCCCGTGTTCACAGACCCACAGTCCCTGCACCGCCAGGGTAAACTTTGGGAGATCTTCCTTGAGGGCCAGAACGTCACCCTGGATATTGGTCGCTTCAGAGAGGTAATGCAGCAAGTGTACCAGTCCGTCACCACGGAGTAG